From the Ctenopharyngodon idella isolate HZGC_01 chromosome 3, HZGC01, whole genome shotgun sequence genome, one window contains:
- the wfikkn2a gene encoding WAP, Kazal, immunoglobulin, Kunitz and NTR domain-containing protein 2: MWWMLFPRWIWFLFGHFCVLRLGLRARAMPMTLSKVVYSHAGMCPNEMNPNLWVDAMSTCTRECESDQDCEPFEKCCSNVCGHKSCVAARYMDLQGKKGPVGMPKGVTCDKFMCTQQGSECEIWDGQPVCKCRDRCGREPLFTCASDGMTYYNKCYMDAEACTRGVTLTEVTCRYHFSLSNTSPVPAETTARPTTAHLQTTPMDVQRPIMVSNPAHHFVFVGETASFLCEVTGKPKPAITWEKQIEGKENTVMRPNHVQGNIVVTNIAQLVIYNAQVQDAGIYTCTAKNQGGSVQAHFPLSVVPREQTKPEPVMNSTRLPAEECLKTPDMDDCGEESMNWYYEAKRNNCFTFTYSQCNKNRNHFDTYELCMLSCGAELAAPCSLPSVQGPCKAYKPRWAYSHALKKCQSFVYGGCGGNENNFESKEACEEMCPFPKTHNCKPCKPRQKMVPSFCKSDFVVLGRISELTEDHDSGHALITVEEILKDEKMGLRFFGQEPLEVTLLNMDWNCPCPNITRAEGQMIIMGDVHNGMAVLQPDSFVATSSVRRIRKLREVINKKTCDVLKEFSSTKY; the protein is encoded by the exons ATGTGGTGGATGCTGTTTCCCAGATGGATTTGGTTTTTGTTCGGACACTTCTGCGTCTTGCGTTTGGGCTTGCGCGCGAGAGCGATGCCAATGACTCTGTCCAAAGTGGTTTATTCTCATGCGGGAATGTGTCCGAACGAGATGAACCCGAACCTGTGGGTGGATGCCATGAGCACCTGCACGCGAGAGTGCGAGTCCGACCAG GACTGTGAGCCGTTCGAGAAatgctgttcaaatgtttgCGGACACAAGAGCTGTGTGGCTGCCCGCTACATGGACCTTCAGGGCAAGAAAGGTCCAGTGGGGATGCCCAAAGGGGTCACCTGTGACAAATTCATGTGCACCCAACAGGGTTCAGAGTGTGAAATCTGGGACGGACAGCCAGTGTGCAAGTGCCGAGACCGTTGCGGACGAGAGCCCCTTTTCACTTGTGCCTCGGATGGCATGACATACTACAACAAGTGCTACATGGATGCCGAGGCTTGCACCAGGGGCGTCACCCTCACAGAAGTCACCTGCAGGTACCACTTTAGTTTGTCCAACACCAGCCCTGTCCCAGCGGAGACAACTGCCCGGCCCACCACTGCCCATCTTCAGACTACTCCCATGGATGTTCAACGTCCCATCATGGTCAGCAACCCAGCGCACCACTTTGTGTTTGTTGGCGAAACGGCCAGCTTCCTCTGTGAGGTGACAGGAAAACCAAAGCCAGCGATTACATGGGAAAAGCAGATCGAAGGTAAAGAGAACACTGTGATGCGACCCAACCATGTGCAAGGAAATATAGTGGTTACCAACATCGCCCAGCTGGTCATATACAATGCCCAGGTCCAGGATGCCGGCATCTACACCTGCACTGCCAAAAACCAGGGTGGATCTGTGCAAGCCCATTTCCCACTCTCTGTGGTCCCTAGGGAGCAGACCAAACCGGAGCCGGTGATGAACTCCACACGCCTACCTGCTGAGGAGTGTCTGAAAACACCTGATATGGACGACTGCGGAGAGGAGAGTATGAATTGGTACTACGAAGCCAAGCGCAACAACTGCTTTACCTTCACGTACAGCCAGTGCAACAAAAACCGAAACCATTTCGATACGTACGAATTGTGCATGCTGTCCTGTGGAGCGGAGCTTGCAGCACCTTGCTCCCTGCCCAGCGTACAAGGTCCTTGCAAGGCTTACAAACCACGCTGGGCTTACAGCCATGCGCTCAAGAAATGCCAGTCATTTGTTTATGGAGGCTGCGGCGGCAACGAGAACAACTTCGAGAGCAAGGAAGCCTGTGAGGAGATGTGCCCCTTCCCCAAAACCCACAACTGCAAGCCATGCAAACCCCGGCAAAAGATGGTCCCCAGCTTCTGCAAGAGCGACTTTGTGGTCTTGGGTCGTATTTCGGAGTTGACCGAGGACCACGATTCCGGCCACGCGCTCATCACGGTGGAGGAGATCCTGAAGGACGAGAAGATGGGGCTACGGTTCTTCGGGCAAGAGCCTCTGGAGGTGACGCTGCTCAACATGGACTGGAACTGTCCCTGTCCGAACATAACGAGAGCCGAGGGACAGATGATCATCATGGGGGACGTTCACAATGGCATGGCCGTGCTGCAGCCCGACAGCTTCGTGGCCACTTCCAGTGTACGGCGCATTCGCAAACTCCGTGAGGTTATCAACAAAAAGA